CGGCCGCTTCTTCATCCGAAGGCTGAGCCAGTTCAAGTTGGGTCTGGCTCTTTGGTTCATGCTCAGCAATCAGTTCTTCGATTTCGGACATCTTTGGCAAATCGCCAAGAGTAGCCAACCCAAAAAACTTCAGAAACTCGTCGGTGGTTCCATACTGAAGCGGTTTCCCCACTGTCTTGGCCCGGCCCCGAATAGTGATCAGCTTTTTCTGAAGCAGATTGTGCACGACACCGTCGGTGGCCACGCCGCGGACATGTTCGATCTCAGCCTTGGTTACCGGCTGCCGGTAGGCCACGATGGCCAGTGTCTCAAGTGAGGCGCGAGTGAGACGCATCTTGCGACGACGTGCGAATAACTCCTGTACATATCCGGCAAACTCCGGCACGACATAAAACTGGAACCCACCGGCCACTTCGCGCACGCGGAATGAGCAGCCGGCCTGCATATACCGGTTGTTCAACTCGGCCACTGCTTTGCCTGCTGAACTGGGGGTCAGCCCGCGAACCATTTCGGCCAGTTTGCGCGCCGGCAAGGGCTCGGGTGATGCCAGGATCAGTGCCTCTACGACAGAAAGCTTGGAGGAGTTTTCCATACTTAGTTGGTTACCTCAATTTGTTGCTTGTGAGCGATCAGATCGACCGACGTCTTCTTGGCTGCGAATCGATCACCGCGATAGACGCGCAGTTGAGCAAACGGCTTCGACTGCGCCAGGACCACCCGACGAGCGCGGGTCAATTCCAACAAGGCTATGAATGTCACTACTGCTACTATTTTGCGGGGGATATCCGAGAACAACTGGGTGAATGTCGCAAACTCCTGATCGGTCAGAGCCTGCATGATAAACTCCATCCGCTGCTCCACGGTGAAGTCCTCGGCGTCCACCTCGTGAAAGGTTTCCTCGTGTTTGGCTTCAATTACGTCCTTGAATGCCGAGATCAGGTCAAAGAGTGTGATATCGGAGTACTCATCGATACGCGGATCGATTTTTTCAACCGGTGAGTCCGGCACGAAATTGCGTTCCTCGAGGATGGCTTTTTCCTTAAGAATCTCACCCGCTTCTTTATATTTCTTGTATTCCATCAGAGCCTGAATCAACTCTTCGCGCGGATCGGCTTCATCGGGGTCGTTTTCATCACGTGGCAAGAGCCAACGTGCCTTGATCCGTATGAGCGTGGCCGCCATCAACACAAACTCACCGGCCACTTCCAGATTCAAGGTCTGCATGAGGTCGATATACTTCAGATACTGTCGGGTGATACGCGCAATCGGGATGTCATAAATGTCGACTTCCTCCTTGCGAATGAGATGCAGCAACAGATCCAAAGGACCGTGAAAAACGGCCAGGTCGACCCGGTAATCTTCGGACGCAACAGCTTCTGAAGTAGCGGTCATTATTTTTTGCCTCGATAATTGAGTTTCATGGCACCTCGCACCTTACCCATGACATTCTCGGCTCGCTTTCGTGCCCGATCCCGTCCGACAGCCAGAATGTCCCAGACATCGTCCGGATGTTTCAGAAGCTCAGCACGGCGATCACGGATCGGTTGCAGGTTCGCGTTGAGCCGTCCATTCAGAAGCATCTTACAGTCGACACAGCCCAACTCACCCGACTTACAGCCGGGTGCGATTTCGTTTTCGGGCTCCTCTGAGTAAACCTTGTGAAGCAGAAAGATTGGGCACCTTTCCGGATGACCGGGGTCGCCCTTGCGCAGTTTCTCCGGGTCGGTGTAATATGATTTGAGAATCTTCTCGGTCTGTTTCTCGGTGGCGTCTATGGGAATGTGGTTGTCGTAGGATTTTGACATTTTTCGATTGTCGGAGCCCGGTATCGTTGGGATTTTCGTCAGCAACGCCTCCGGCAGATTGAACACTTTCCGGTAAGTGTTGTTGAACCGCCCGGCAATGTCGGCAGCCAGCCAGATATGTTTCTCCTGGTCCTTGCCC
This is a stretch of genomic DNA from Candidatus Zixiibacteriota bacterium. It encodes these proteins:
- the scpB gene encoding SMC-Scp complex subunit ScpB, which codes for MENSSKLSVVEALILASPEPLPARKLAEMVRGLTPSSAGKAVAELNNRYMQAGCSFRVREVAGGFQFYVVPEFAGYVQELFARRRKMRLTRASLETLAIVAYRQPVTKAEIEHVRGVATDGVVHNLLQKKLITIRGRAKTVGKPLQYGTTDEFLKFFGLATLGDLPKMSEIEELIAEHEPKSQTQLELAQPSDEEAAVPKLNVADGTYEPVSDDMDEPTTEHTAESDGEPVSQEPEPVVDETVVVSPAEGLEPDSDVVAEDVVVPSVESDADEPDELDNLVTPPEPSQAEELECSDRTEAPVSVDNAEIEDAVEDETSSPVIVDMDTTG
- a CDS encoding segregation/condensation protein A → MTATSEAVASEDYRVDLAVFHGPLDLLLHLIRKEEVDIYDIPIARITRQYLKYIDLMQTLNLEVAGEFVLMAATLIRIKARWLLPRDENDPDEADPREELIQALMEYKKYKEAGEILKEKAILEERNFVPDSPVEKIDPRIDEYSDITLFDLISAFKDVIEAKHEETFHEVDAEDFTVEQRMEFIMQALTDQEFATFTQLFSDIPRKIVAVVTFIALLELTRARRVVLAQSKPFAQLRVYRGDRFAAKKTSVDLIAHKQQIEVTN
- the trpS gene encoding tryptophan--tRNA ligase, whose translation is MTDKSENQASSTPAPKAGKQTILSGMQPTGALHIGNLEGALKNWVALQDEYWMFCCIVDLHALTADWKNPKVLKERVFQVALDFISGGLDPEKCAIFVQSEVPEHSELHLLFSMLITVPTLDRLPTYIEKKDTLSSYGFLGYPVLQAADICLYNADKVPVGKDQEKHIWLAADIAGRFNNTYRKVFNLPEALLTKIPTIPGSDNRKMSKSYDNHIPIDATEKQTEKILKSYYTDPEKLRKGDPGHPERCPIFLLHKVYSEEPENEIAPGCKSGELGCVDCKMLLNGRLNANLQPIRDRRAELLKHPDDVWDILAVGRDRARKRAENVMGKVRGAMKLNYRGKK